The region CAGAACTAACTCACCCATAGCCACAGCTTACTTGAGCAAAAGTTTCAGGTTTCAATCTAATTGGTTTGCAATTGCATGATTTCACTCTGAACGTCAAAGTATGAAGTTTTTCGCGGTGCATGTCCAGTTTGGTTTGGTAAACAGCTGTCAGTGGGCTAAAATATGCACATAGTCTAGTTGCACTATCCAGAGACACCTCACTCGGAACTTTGTCTTTCAGCTGGAAGGTTTTTAGAAGCCAAGAGCGTTCATCACAAGCAGAGGAGACCACTTCCCCTAGCAGATTAAAGCCTTCTATGTCGTGCGACTGGTTGGAGGGCCAGGACGACTGGGGTGATGACTCGTGTGTTGCTGGACTGTCGCCTCAAAAAGTGTGCAGTGGTAACACTCAAGGTCTGGAAATGAGTCTGGGCTCGCTGTCTGTAGAACCAAGAGGTGCATCAGCTTCCCCGCCTTCAAACAAAGAAGACTCGAATGATTATGAGATGGAAGAAGTAGCTTCAGTTGAGCCTGAACCCCTGCAAGACAGTCGAGCACTGGAAACCATGAAGATCCTGAGAAGCAGTGAGCGAGATCACAAAGAAATGTTGAGGGGTTTGCAGCGGCCGAGTGCATTCAAGAGTTTTTACATTTCCGTCGTAGAAGAGAGCGCGTCACCTGGTGAGACTGCGGCTGATGCGCATGCCAGAAAGTTGTTGCAAGAGTATGAAGCAGGAGAGGGAAACGCTTTCCGGATGCCCAGGTATTTCATTCACTTCAAAACTAAGATGCTGCCATCTGTGACATGAGTGCCTTGATTTATCGCATCACAATCATGTTAACAACAATACACTTATTGAGGGTTTACACAGCGCCTTttctgtgtgtgcatgtgtgtgtaagAGAGAGCACTTTGCTTTATTTCGTGATCATTGTTGAATGAGAAATTTTGGAAAGGAAGTAAATTGTAATGTGTGTGTCTTAGTGGCATTGTCATATACACAATGTAGTCTTGAAAGGTCTGTAGTGGGGTTTTTGCATTGCAGTGTGGTGTGAGGAATGAGAAAGAAAGTATAGAAAGAGCCATCTGCAGCATTGCCCCTATAGTTAGGGCTGCCACCTTTACCAAAAAAAAGGGGGGTACCTATATTCGTGAGGAGGAGGGGGGAGAAGGTACTACTGCTtgaaaaaaatacaaacaaaatgaaaagaaaaagtgaCGATACGCCGAGTACGACTTTTGCATGATTAAAATTTACTGAATGAAATTCATTTATTTATATAAAATTTGGTGTACTTGAAATTTTTTGTGCTATAGTTGCAAGTTATTTATTCATAAGGCATATCTACAAACAACCCAGCAACAGCTGCTTTTATGCGGTGTTCCAAAGTGGAATTTACAAAATAACCTTGGTTCTGGTAACAATGGCTGTGATGCTGTCCGCTGAAAGGCATGCAGACATGTGCCGATTTAGGGGAGAACTGGAAAACCAACAACTTGGGTGCCTGTATGGGGTCCAACCAGGAGCTGGCACCATAAGGAACAATCCGGCTGTGCCTGTGGAAAACTGGCCAGGTGGCAACGCTACCTGTAGTTCACCCAAAATGCATTGCCAAGTATAACATTTTCATTCTTTGCACACTTGGGTGTTTCACTTTTCTCACCTTGTCTGCGTCATGGGCTAGGTGCGAACAAGATATCAATTAGTGTTGTAACAACCACTACATATTGTTTCAGCAGAGGGCAAGGATGCATGACATATGCACAGGAGTTGTACGAGAAGGCATACCACAGCGACGTCATGTTCCACAGGTTCCACAAACGCTTGCGGCGCTATCCACAACAATTAATGAGGTAAGCTTTCTACTGAGTAATCAAATCTAAGGTGCAGGAAGCAGTAAAAGTATTTCTCATTTAGGAAGGACAATAAAATTAATTTGAATCGGCATGTTTAAGCATTTCAATTTGCACTCTGATAGTGTACATGTGCAGGATTCCTACCTGTACATCACCTAGGTTGGTGCACAGGGTGGGTGTTCTTTGGGCACTTGGTGATGTCAGCGATGACCTCCACAAACATAATCAATTGGAGTAACGTAAGAGGAAGATTACACAACAGGAACAGCCATTAGTGTAACCTTTCACCACTGCTTGTAAAGATGTGGCTGTTGAATGCCTCTATTCTATGCCACAAGATAAGAATGATAAGATTATTTTACAAGAAATTGAATTGTTTGATTGCTTAAATTAAGTTGGAAAAGTAGCCATAATCACATGAGGTGGCCAGTCAGTCATGCGATGTCAATCCAAATGTCGAAGATGAACCAAGAAGGAATTCTGTCCACATGGAAGCTGTGCATAAATTATTTCTTACCTGATAGCATGTTGTATTGGGTAAAATGTGACCTGTTGTAGCGATCCAGTGGTTATGGCAGTCCTCAACTGAGCCCTTGCTGTTACAGAGGAGGTTGAACGCAGAAGCACCCATAGATTGAGATATCAGTGAGTGTTTGCATTCTCAGTGTCCGTTTTTCCCCTCAGAAAGCCATCACAATTGCACAACTTCattcaatttatttttatttttctctgaGCAAAAGGAGAAACAATGCCAGCTCTGAACCGTACTTTCTTTTACAGCTTCTGTATGCAAACTGGTTTTTCTTTGCTAAACCTAGTTGAAACAGGTAGCACAGCCACCGCAATGTATACCACAGGTCAACAAGTGCAGTTTCAAAACAATGTTGAGATTAATTACAAAGGCTGATGACGAAAACAAGTAATGCACGTGCATTACACCACACAGTAGTTTCCTAAAGCTGTAAATCTATCCTGGTGCCATGCAGAATTTCTAATATGGCTCTCATTGTAAAACTTGCAGT is a window of Dermacentor silvarum isolate Dsil-2018 chromosome 4, BIME_Dsil_1.4, whole genome shotgun sequence DNA encoding:
- the LOC119450182 gene encoding programmed cell death protein 2-like isoform X2 produces the protein MTATCQHYYYLGMVDEPVGNDSTSWQTNKVGGLPDWTTSAMKSLPGLKCPRCSRNMLLAIQIYSPLEKSEWYHRTIYIFCCINPSCWNKQESWKVFRSQERSSQAEETTSPSRLKPSMSCDWLEGQDDWGDDSCVAGLSPQKVCSGNTQGLEMSLGSLSVEPRGASASPPSNKEDSNDYEMEEVASVEPEPLQDSRALETMKILRSSERDHKEMLRGLQRPSAFKSFYISVVEESASPGETAADAHARKLLQEYEAGEGNAFRMPRGQGCMTYAQELYEKAYHSDVMFHRFHKRLRRYPQQLMRFCWEGEPLFISPPPPSWEPTKCEACGARRCFELQAMPALIPSLKIEGCDKVRGAPVEFGTVLIFSCSASCWKEGDTWRPEVALVQPDPDAAFWETDI
- the LOC119450182 gene encoding programmed cell death protein 2-like isoform X1 codes for the protein MTATCQHYYYLGMVDEPVGNDSTSWQTNKVGGLPDWTTSAMKSLPGLKCPRCSRNMLLAIQIYSPLEKSEWYHRTIYIFCCINPSCWNKQESWKVFRSQERSSQAEETTSPSRLKPSMSCDWLEGQDDWGDDSCVAGLSPQKVCSGNTQGLEMSLGSLSVEPRGASASPPSNKEDSNDYEMEEVASVEPEPLQDSRALETMKILRSSERDHKEMLRGLQRPSAFKSFYISVVEESASPGETAADAHARKLLQEYEAGEGNAFRMPSRGQGCMTYAQELYEKAYHSDVMFHRFHKRLRRYPQQLMRFCWEGEPLFISPPPPSWEPTKCEACGARRCFELQAMPALIPSLKIEGCDKVRGAPVEFGTVLIFSCSASCWKEGDTWRPEVALVQPDPDAAFWETDI